The DNA window CCCCCCCCCCCCCCCCCCCCCCCCCCCCCCCCCCCCCCCCCCCCCCCCCCCCCCCCCCCCCCCCCCCCCCCCCCCCCCCCCCCCCCCCCCCCCCCCCCCCCCCCCCCCCCCCCCCCCCCCCCCCCCCTCTTCAACTTCCTCTTAGTCTTCCAGCTTCACGATGACGGGCTCGCCCGCCTTGGGGGCCCACACGTTGTCCAGAACGCGGTCCACCTCGCGGATGGAGGATTCCTCGCTGGACATGTAGACGTTGTTGCCGTGCTCGGCCACCACCAACGGACGCAGCTTGATGCGGTCGTTGAGGCCCATCAGGCAGGTGCCGTCGGAGACAAGGATGGCGAAGGGGCCGTTGAGCAGCGCTGAGCCGTAGACCATGCGCAGGGTCTCGTAGGCCTTCTTCTGCTCTTCGGGCATGCGGTCGATCTCGTCCCAGAACGGCGGGGCGAAGACCTTGCTGGCCATCTGCAGCGACAGGCCGTGCTTGCGCACCAGCAGGTCGAGCTCGTAGGCCACCACCTCGGTGTCAGTCATCAGCGTGCACTTGTAGTCGTGCTCGCAGAGGTAGCGCATGTTGATGCCGTAGGAGCTGATCTCGCCGTTGTGCACGACGGACCAGTCCAGCAGCGTGAACGGGTGCGCGCCGTGCCACTGGCCGGGGGTGTTGGTCGGGAAGCGGTTGTGCCCGGTCCAGATGTAGGCGCTGTATTCGTCCAGTCGGAAGAACTCGGCGATGTCCTCGGGGAAGCCGATGCCCTTGAACGCGCCCATGTTCCTGCCGGAGGAGAACACGAAGGCCGGCGTCTTGGAGTTGATCTCCATGATGACGTTGACCACGAAGTCCTTCTCGTCCAGGGAGCGCCACTGGGGCCGGTCCATGCCCTGCTTGGGGGTCAGGAAGTAGCGCCAGACGATAGGCGGGTTCTTGATGACCGGGGTGCGCTTGGTCGGGATCGGCTGGGACTCGTGCACCGTGAAGAACGACTTGATGATCTCCTCGGCCTTGTCCAGCCCGGCCTGGGTGTCGCACATGATGTGGAAGGCGTACTTGTCGGCCATGTCCGGGTAGATGCCGTAGGCCGCGAAACCGCCGCCGAGGCCGTTGCCTCGGTCGTGCATGGTGCACATGGCCTTGATGGGCATGTCGCCGGGGATCAGCTCGCGCTTGGTGTTGATGACGCCGAAGACGCCGCAGCCCGAGATGTCCTTCTGGAAGTCGTAATATCTGAAGGGAGCCTTCATTGGCTTGTGGTCTCCTTAAACGATCTCTTGCGCGCCGACCGGGTTGAACTTCTCGTCAAAGAAGCCTTCCGGCCACTGCAGGATGGAGGGGCAGCCCGAGACGAGCTTGGCCTTGGTGTCGGCGTCCAGGGGGAACTTGAACCGGATGAACCCGGTGTAGAGCCCGGCGTTGTCGATGTCGCCCAGCATCACGTAGCCCACGAGCCTGCCGTCCTTGAAGACGAGCTTGCGGTAGGTTCCGTTCTCCTCGTCCAGGTCTTCGGCCAGCTCGATGCCTTCCTCGCCGGGGGCGGGGTTGACGATGCCCACGCTCACGGTGGGCAGGCCGTAGAAGGCGATGGAGTTCATGGCCAGGCCGCCCAGGTAGGGGCTGTCGGCTCCTGCCATGTTCTTGCCCGCGTAGAAGCCCTGGTTGAAGGCGTTGGGCCAGATGGGCACCACGCGGTTGTCGTCGAGGATGAGGTCCTTGGCCTGGGCCACGTCGCCGGCGGCGAACACCGCCGGGTCGGAGGAGGCCAGCTTCTCGTCCACCACCACGCCGCGGTCCACCTTGATTCCGGCGTCCTTGGCCAGGGAGGCGGCGGGCACCACGCCGATGGCGATGACCACGGCCTGGGCGGGCAGGAAGGAGCCGTCCTTGAGGTGCACGCCCACGATGGCGCCGTCGGCGCCGCGCTTGATCTCGGTGGCCTGGGTGCCGCAGTGCACGTCGATGCCCACATCGGCCAGGCGCTTGGCCACCAGGCCGCCCGCCTTGTCGTCGAAGGCGGCGGAGAGCACGCGGGGAGCCAGCTCCACGATGGAGACCTTCACGCCGCGATCGTGCAGGGCCTCGGCGGCCTTGAGGCCGATGAGGCCGCCGCCGACGACCACGGCGGTCTTGCAGTTCTTGGCCACGTCCACCAGGGTCTCGGCGTTGGCCAGGGTGGTGAAGCTGTAGACCCCGGGGCCGTCCTTGCCCGGCAGGGGCGGCACGAAGGGCACGCCGCCGGTGGCCAGCAGCAGCTTGTCGTAAGGATGGGTGTTGCCGTCGTCGGTGGTGACGGTCTTGGCCTTGGCGTCGATGGACGTCACCTTGGAGCCCAGGGCCATCTTCACCTTGTACTTGTCATAGAAGGTGATGGGCCGAAGCGGCATGCGCTCGGGGCCGATCTTGCCCGCCAGCAGGTAGGAGATGAGCGGGCGGCCGTAGGTGGGGGTGCTCTCCTCGGAGATGACCAGAATCTCCCCGTCGGGATCAGCCCTGCGGATGCCCTCGATGGCGCCCACGCTGGCCACGCCGTTGCCCACAATCACGTATTTCATCGCAATTCTCCGCTTAGTCCTTGCCGCGATCTTCGTAGACGAGGCCGGCGTTGGGGCACGCTTCCACGCAGGCGGGCATGTCGCGCCCGGCGCACAAGTCGCACTTGATGATCTTTTCCTTCACCGGGTGCCTGCGGATGGAGCCGAAGGGGCAGGCCATCAGGCAGGACCAGCAGCCCACGCACTGCTCTTCGTTGTACTCGCAGCGCCCGGTCTCCGGGTTCTTGGTCAGCGCGCCGGAGATGCAGGCGGCCACGCACATGGGCTCCTCGCAGTGGCGGCAGGAGAGGGCCACGCACACCGGGCCCTCCTGGGCCACGTTGCGCCTGGGGGCCAGGCCCTCCTGGGCCTTTTCCACGTTGTGGGCCAGGATGATGTCCTTGGACTTGGAGTGGGCGGTGACGCAGGCCACTTCGCAGAGGTGGCAGCCGATGCAGACCGCCTTGTTGGGGTATATCTTCTTCATGGCCTATCTCCCGGCGGGCTTCACACCCAG is part of the Fundidesulfovibrio soli genome and encodes:
- a CDS encoding class II glutamine amidotransferase, coding for MKAPFRYYDFQKDISGCGVFGVINTKRELIPGDMPIKAMCTMHDRGNGLGGGFAAYGIYPDMADKYAFHIMCDTQAGLDKAEEIIKSFFTVHESQPIPTKRTPVIKNPPIVWRYFLTPKQGMDRPQWRSLDEKDFVVNVIMEINSKTPAFVFSSGRNMGAFKGIGFPEDIAEFFRLDEYSAYIWTGHNRFPTNTPGQWHGAHPFTLLDWSVVHNGEISSYGINMRYLCEHDYKCTLMTDTEVVAYELDLLVRKHGLSLQMASKVFAPPFWDEIDRMPEEQKKAYETLRMVYGSALLNGPFAILVSDGTCLMGLNDRIKLRPLVVAEHGNNVYMSSEESSIREVDRVLDNVWAPKAGEPVIVKLED
- a CDS encoding NAD(P)/FAD-dependent oxidoreductase, producing MKYVIVGNGVASVGAIEGIRRADPDGEILVISEESTPTYGRPLISYLLAGKIGPERMPLRPITFYDKYKVKMALGSKVTSIDAKAKTVTTDDGNTHPYDKLLLATGGVPFVPPLPGKDGPGVYSFTTLANAETLVDVAKNCKTAVVVGGGLIGLKAAEALHDRGVKVSIVELAPRVLSAAFDDKAGGLVAKRLADVGIDVHCGTQATEIKRGADGAIVGVHLKDGSFLPAQAVVIAIGVVPAASLAKDAGIKVDRGVVVDEKLASSDPAVFAAGDVAQAKDLILDDNRVVPIWPNAFNQGFYAGKNMAGADSPYLGGLAMNSIAFYGLPTVSVGIVNPAPGEEGIELAEDLDEENGTYRKLVFKDGRLVGYVMLGDIDNAGLYTGFIRFKFPLDADTKAKLVSGCPSILQWPEGFFDEKFNPVGAQEIV
- a CDS encoding 4Fe-4S dicluster domain-containing protein; amino-acid sequence: MKKIYPNKAVCIGCHLCEVACVTAHSKSKDIILAHNVEKAQEGLAPRRNVAQEGPVCVALSCRHCEEPMCVAACISGALTKNPETGRCEYNEEQCVGCWSCLMACPFGSIRRHPVKEKIIKCDLCAGRDMPACVEACPNAGLVYEDRGKD